In Limisalsivibrio acetivorans, one genomic interval encodes:
- a CDS encoding ribonuclease J, with amino-acid sequence MSSYLTVLGGVGEIGMNMYVYESMDTAVIVDCGVMFADYSTPGVDYIIPDFSYLERIKDKLKGIFISHGHEDHIGGISFLLAEYNLPVYGGALSLGILEAKLSRRKLGYELRRVEKRETVEIGDISVTFLPVTHSIGDTYALAVQTPDFSALHVSDFKIDYTPAYGEPFRNEDFAPLAGLDLLLMDATNAHVPGSTDSESSLRSELSDIMQNAEGRVFFTTFSSNLDRIRQIMEIAKETGRKVVVEGASLERNVNIATKLGYMEIPSDTIIPLSHARKMKDSKVCFIITGSQGEMNSTLYRVASRERKDLHVKEGDLFIISARVIPGNEKSLNRLINNIYENGGEVVDIGSRHIHVSGHAAQDELKTMLKLTKPRYLLPVHGEEMHLASQRKLARESVDMKNRGIIRGKNGSRIGFDRRGFAGVDEVEHGTVYIDLRGRMVIDDETLKDRKSLCRDGAVSVSVIYNRAKGGMEMPPVVRVTGFAMPDHRMFELRKFLNHNIQSLLEETGDDFPLLEEYIKKLVRRHFRKTMDRRPAVAAAVMEV; translated from the coding sequence ATGTCATCTTATTTAACGGTTCTCGGCGGCGTGGGCGAGATCGGCATGAACATGTACGTTTACGAATCTATGGACACTGCGGTCATAGTTGACTGCGGCGTTATGTTCGCCGACTATTCCACACCGGGTGTTGATTACATAATCCCCGATTTTTCCTATCTGGAAAGGATAAAGGACAAGCTTAAGGGGATCTTTATATCCCACGGACATGAGGATCATATAGGCGGAATATCCTTCCTCCTTGCTGAGTACAACCTCCCCGTTTACGGCGGGGCTCTTTCCCTCGGAATTCTTGAGGCGAAGCTCTCCCGCAGGAAGCTGGGCTATGAGCTGAGGCGTGTTGAGAAGCGGGAGACTGTGGAGATAGGCGATATATCGGTGACATTCCTCCCCGTAACCCACTCCATAGGGGATACCTACGCCCTGGCAGTGCAGACACCCGATTTTAGTGCACTCCACGTTTCCGACTTTAAGATAGACTATACTCCCGCCTACGGCGAGCCCTTCCGTAATGAGGATTTTGCACCCCTGGCGGGTCTTGATCTTCTGCTCATGGATGCCACAAACGCCCATGTGCCGGGGAGTACCGATTCCGAATCATCACTCCGCTCGGAGCTTAGCGATATAATGCAGAATGCCGAGGGGCGGGTCTTCTTCACCACCTTTTCATCGAACCTCGATAGAATCCGCCAGATTATGGAGATCGCAAAGGAGACCGGCCGTAAGGTTGTTGTGGAGGGGGCATCCCTCGAAAGGAACGTTAATATAGCCACAAAGCTCGGCTATATGGAGATCCCCTCGGACACCATTATTCCCCTCTCCCATGCAAGGAAGATGAAGGATTCCAAGGTCTGTTTTATAATAACCGGAAGTCAAGGGGAGATGAACAGCACCCTTTACCGTGTGGCCTCACGTGAGAGGAAGGACCTGCACGTTAAAGAAGGGGACCTGTTCATAATATCCGCCAGGGTTATTCCCGGAAATGAGAAGAGCCTGAACAGGCTTATCAACAATATATATGAGAACGGAGGCGAGGTTGTGGATATCGGCAGCAGGCATATCCATGTTTCCGGCCATGCCGCACAGGATGAGCTTAAAACCATGCTCAAGCTCACAAAGCCCCGCTACCTGCTCCCCGTCCACGGCGAAGAGATGCACCTCGCCAGCCAGAGGAAGCTTGCCAGAGAATCCGTAGATATGAAAAACCGGGGGATCATAAGGGGCAAGAACGGCTCCAGGATAGGATTTGATCGAAGGGGCTTCGCCGGCGTTGACGAAGTGGAGCACGGTACTGTATATATAGACCTCCGTGGACGGATGGTTATTGACGATGAAACCCTGAAGGATAGAAAAAGCCTCTGCCGTGACGGGGCTGTTTCCGTTTCCGTTATTTACAACAGGGCTAAGGGAGGGATGGAGATGCCTCCCGTGGTGCGGGTCACCGGGTTCGCCATGCCGGATCACCGGATGTTTGAGCTCCGCAAGTTTCTCAATCACAATATTCAGAGCCTCCTTGAGGAAACGGGTGATGACTTCCCACTCCTTGAGGAGTACATCAAAAAACTAGTCCGCAGACATTTCAGAAAAACCATGGACAGGAGGCCTGCGGTGGCCGCCGCTGTCATGGAGGTTTAG
- a CDS encoding thiamine-phosphate kinase, whose product MKEFEFIKRLASGLDKPLSEIGIGDDAALSGGVLMAKDIMAEGVHFSSDAPLRNIIFRLFTANVSDIAAMGGRAKRVLLGFAKPSGLNSEELIQAVGRAAVFYGVEIVGGDTTSSKNGFFASLTVLGEPGGHVLRRSGAKAGDVLYLSRPVGGALELLEKELRGGKDFSHYLFEAETKLGSFLGEFGVSSCIDISDGLGRDAGHIAESSNVRIMIDHELIPMYPPERAVQSGEEFALLFTVPPGKAEELERGIHRSLGRPVHRIGKVLSGEGVYMGDKNVSLIGWEHS is encoded by the coding sequence TTGAAGGAATTTGAGTTCATAAAAAGGCTCGCTTCAGGCCTTGATAAACCGCTTTCCGAGATTGGTATCGGCGATGATGCAGCCCTCTCCGGCGGTGTCCTTATGGCTAAGGATATCATGGCAGAGGGTGTACATTTCTCCTCCGATGCCCCCCTCCGGAATATAATATTCCGTCTTTTCACAGCAAACGTAAGCGACATAGCCGCCATGGGCGGAAGGGCAAAGAGGGTTCTTCTCGGTTTTGCAAAGCCCTCTGGCCTTAACTCCGAGGAGCTCATCCAGGCTGTGGGGCGTGCTGCTGTTTTCTACGGTGTTGAGATAGTCGGTGGTGACACAACATCATCTAAGAACGGTTTCTTTGCCTCGCTCACCGTTTTAGGGGAACCCGGCGGTCATGTACTCCGCAGAAGCGGAGCAAAGGCGGGGGATGTGCTCTACTTATCCCGCCCCGTGGGTGGAGCTCTCGAACTGCTGGAGAAGGAGCTTAGGGGGGGTAAGGATTTCTCCCACTATCTTTTCGAGGCGGAGACGAAGCTTGGAAGCTTTCTCGGCGAGTTCGGCGTATCATCATGTATAGATATAAGCGACGGTCTTGGCAGGGATGCGGGGCACATTGCGGAGTCGAGCAACGTACGAATAATGATCGATCACGAGCTCATCCCGATGTATCCGCCTGAAAGAGCTGTACAGTCCGGTGAGGAGTTTGCCCTCCTTTTTACAGTACCCCCCGGCAAAGCGGAAGAGCTTGAAAGGGGAATTCATAGGAGTCTCGGCAGGCCGGTTCACCGTATCGGCAAGGTTCTCTCCGGTGAGGGCGTTTATATGGGGGATAAAAACGTTTCACTCATCGGCTGGGAGCATTCCTGA
- the thiE gene encoding thiamine phosphate synthase produces MRSEDRQKITDILKLYLVYEEPMLKIPPEEFIPAVIRGGVTCIQLRSKELNGAQNYRSALSLRSMLEGTGVPLIINDRADIALCSGADGVHVGAKDIPPSAVRGLNSDYIIGYSCNTPEDVQTALSAGVDYIGTGPAFPTDTKKDLRELRGPSGIGELIASCPVPAIAIGGITAANCGELCGLNLKGVAVSSSICASEDPERAAAELREMVEKL; encoded by the coding sequence ATGCGCAGTGAAGATAGACAAAAAATCACCGACATACTGAAGCTCTACCTCGTCTACGAGGAGCCGATGCTGAAGATCCCGCCGGAGGAGTTCATTCCGGCGGTTATCCGTGGCGGTGTAACCTGTATCCAGCTCAGGAGCAAGGAACTGAACGGGGCGCAGAACTACCGCTCCGCCCTCAGCCTCAGATCGATGCTTGAGGGAACAGGCGTTCCGCTTATTATAAATGACAGGGCGGATATAGCCCTCTGCTCTGGTGCGGATGGTGTCCACGTGGGCGCAAAGGATATACCCCCTTCGGCAGTGAGAGGTCTTAACAGCGATTATATCATCGGCTATTCCTGCAATACGCCGGAGGACGTCCAGACGGCTCTTAGTGCGGGTGTTGACTACATAGGCACAGGGCCGGCCTTCCCCACTGATACGAAGAAGGATTTACGTGAGCTGAGGGGTCCATCCGGCATAGGTGAGCTTATCGCCTCATGCCCGGTCCCCGCCATTGCCATAGGCGGAATAACCGCCGCAAACTGCGGTGAGCTCTGCGGGCTGAATCTGAAAGGTGTGGCGGTGTCCTCAAGCATCTGCGCATCGGAGGATCCTGAGCGTGCGGCAGCGGAACTGAGAGAGATGGTGGAGAAGCTTTGA
- the thiC gene encoding phosphomethylpyrimidine synthase ThiC, with protein MTQLQSALNGVITDEMKKIAADEQMDAEKLRDLVADGKVVIPKNVNRNFKDVRGIGRGLRTKVNANIGTSGDRPHIECELDKLEAAIEAGTDSVMDLSTGGDLDEIRRVILEKSPVMVGAVPIYAVAARLAAEDKSTSEMDPDVLLKSIEKQCESGVDYITVHCGVTKESVARMDRSDRVCGIVSRGGSITADWIRRNGKDNPLYEYYDDLLKICAKHDVTLSLGDGFRPGAIADATDRAQIDELIILGELAKRAKEAGVQAMIEGPGHVPLKQIEANMTIQKSLCDDAPFYILGPLPTDIAPGYDHITAAIGGAIAASAGADFLCYVTPAEHLALPDEKDVYEGVIASRIAGHIADIAKGVPGAAERDIRMSQYRKKLDWEGMFEECIDPVKAREKFEKNRDVDSCSMCGKLCAVKIDKKSPTY; from the coding sequence ATGACCCAGCTTCAATCAGCTCTCAACGGTGTTATAACCGATGAGATGAAGAAGATAGCGGCTGATGAGCAGATGGATGCTGAAAAGCTCCGTGATCTTGTTGCCGATGGAAAGGTTGTTATCCCGAAAAACGTTAACAGGAACTTCAAGGATGTGAGAGGTATAGGCAGAGGCCTGCGCACAAAGGTGAACGCCAATATAGGAACCTCCGGCGACAGACCCCATATTGAATGCGAGCTGGATAAGCTCGAGGCCGCCATAGAGGCGGGAACGGACAGCGTCATGGACCTTTCCACAGGGGGAGACCTTGACGAGATACGCAGGGTTATCCTGGAGAAATCACCTGTAATGGTCGGGGCTGTTCCCATATACGCCGTAGCGGCCAGGCTTGCGGCAGAGGATAAATCCACCAGCGAGATGGACCCCGATGTTCTTCTTAAGAGTATTGAGAAGCAGTGCGAATCTGGTGTGGACTATATAACGGTACACTGCGGTGTTACCAAGGAATCCGTTGCCAGAATGGACAGATCAGACAGGGTCTGCGGCATTGTAAGCCGTGGGGGCTCCATCACGGCGGACTGGATACGCAGAAACGGAAAGGACAACCCCCTTTACGAATACTATGATGATCTCCTTAAAATATGCGCCAAGCATGATGTGACACTCAGCCTCGGCGACGGCTTCCGCCCCGGTGCCATTGCGGATGCAACGGACAGGGCGCAGATAGATGAACTCATAATCCTCGGCGAGCTGGCAAAACGCGCCAAAGAGGCGGGTGTTCAGGCGATGATAGAGGGCCCCGGCCATGTTCCGCTCAAGCAGATCGAGGCGAACATGACGATCCAGAAGAGCCTGTGCGATGATGCACCCTTCTACATCCTCGGCCCCCTCCCCACCGATATCGCACCAGGATACGACCACATAACAGCGGCCATCGGCGGAGCCATAGCGGCATCTGCCGGTGCGGATTTTCTCTGCTATGTAACCCCCGCCGAGCACCTCGCACTCCCCGATGAGAAGGACGTTTACGAAGGCGTTATCGCATCCCGTATCGCAGGGCACATCGCAGATATCGCAAAAGGTGTACCCGGTGCTGCGGAGCGTGACATACGCATGAGCCAGTACCGTAAGAAGCTTGACTGGGAGGGGATGTTCGAAGAGTGTATCGATCCCGTTAAAGCAAGAGAGAAGTTCGAGAAGAACAGGGATGTTGACTCCTGCTCAATGTGCGGAAAGCTATGCGCAGTGAAGATAGACAAAAAATCACCGACATACTGA
- a CDS encoding DNA adenine methylase codes for MQARTALERSENPVRPLLKWAGGKTRLIPQYKPYFPNRGVVYYEPFAGGGAVFLYLASRGLVKKAFLNDLNTELVNLYTVVRDEPEELIERACAMRDYYLGLDGAGRAEFYYDTRQAYNRECPASPAARAAMTVFLNKTCYNGLYRVNSKGEFNVPAGRYKSPSIVEPENVRLFSALLRETEAEIGNDDFDDSVANAARGDFVYYDPPYRPISRTSHFTSYSANSFDDAEQERLAATFRKLAGRGVRQMLSNSDPKNNDPDDNFFDDLYEGFTIKRVKASRMINSRADKRGSVSELLITV; via the coding sequence TTGCAGGCGAGAACTGCTCTTGAAAGGAGCGAGAACCCCGTTAGACCTCTGCTCAAATGGGCAGGGGGTAAAACAAGGCTTATCCCCCAGTATAAACCGTATTTTCCGAACAGAGGGGTCGTTTATTACGAACCATTTGCCGGTGGTGGAGCGGTATTTTTGTACCTTGCCTCAAGGGGGCTCGTGAAGAAGGCCTTCCTGAACGATCTTAATACCGAACTTGTTAATCTATATACCGTTGTTCGAGATGAACCGGAGGAGCTCATAGAGCGAGCTTGCGCTATGCGGGACTATTACCTTGGACTGGATGGTGCAGGCAGGGCGGAGTTCTACTACGACACAAGGCAGGCCTACAACCGTGAATGCCCCGCGAGTCCCGCAGCAAGGGCGGCGATGACCGTTTTTCTCAACAAAACCTGCTACAACGGCCTTTACAGGGTGAACAGCAAGGGTGAGTTCAACGTCCCCGCCGGCAGATACAAAAGCCCCAGTATAGTCGAGCCGGAGAATGTGCGTCTTTTCAGCGCCCTGTTGCGTGAGACAGAGGCGGAGATCGGCAACGATGATTTCGACGACTCCGTTGCAAACGCCGCAAGGGGTGATTTCGTCTATTATGATCCCCCCTACCGCCCCATAAGCAGGACATCCCATTTCACATCATACAGTGCAAACAGTTTTGACGATGCAGAGCAGGAACGCCTTGCCGCAACCTTCCGTAAGCTTGCGGGAAGGGGTGTGCGTCAGATGCTCAGTAATTCCGATCCGAAAAACAATGATCCCGATGACAACTTCTTCGATGACCTCTACGAAGGGTTCACCATAAAAAGGGTTAAAGCGAGTAGGATGATAAACAGCCGTGCGGACAAGCGCGGCAGTGTCTCCGAGCTTCTCATAACTGTCTGA
- a CDS encoding HAD family hydrolase, which yields MHKLIIFDFDGTLADTWNSINKCMQWTFRDHELECYEEMLLYDLIGTPLVEMIEILSKGKGDAEQITETYRKYYTKEGHELTRLFKGSIEAVQGLHEKGYKLAVLSNKSEPGVQRAVKRTGLSPYIQDVFGEREGRLGKPSPDSFLMDIYPRFGIEPADCLMVGDAIPDLAYAQACGMPSCWASFGFGPEKECLSYKPSYIINDISELTDIL from the coding sequence ATGCATAAGCTTATAATCTTCGATTTCGATGGAACCCTTGCGGACACATGGAACTCCATAAATAAATGCATGCAGTGGACCTTCCGTGATCACGAGCTTGAATGCTATGAAGAGATGCTGCTGTATGACCTTATCGGAACACCCCTCGTGGAGATGATAGAGATACTCTCCAAAGGGAAGGGGGATGCGGAGCAGATCACCGAAACCTACCGTAAATACTACACCAAAGAGGGCCACGAGCTCACCCGTCTTTTCAAGGGGTCTATAGAGGCTGTTCAGGGTCTGCATGAAAAGGGCTACAAGCTTGCCGTTCTCAGCAACAAGAGCGAGCCCGGTGTGCAGAGAGCAGTTAAAAGAACAGGGCTGTCACCCTATATTCAGGATGTTTTTGGCGAGCGTGAAGGGCGCCTCGGCAAGCCTTCCCCCGATTCCTTTCTTATGGACATATACCCCCGTTTCGGCATCGAGCCGGCGGACTGCCTCATGGTGGGAGATGCTATTCCGGACCTGGCATATGCACAGGCTTGCGGCATGCCCTCCTGCTGGGCGAGCTTCGGTTTCGGGCCCGAAAAAGAGTGCCTTTCATACAAACCTTCATATATCATTAATGATATCAGCGAACTGACCGATATTCTCTGA
- a CDS encoding acylphosphatase translates to MGKDKGQVMKRIKAIAKGRVQGVGYRAAVQSRLEALGVTGYVKNLPDGTVEIVVEGEQGDVERAMDESRKGSAMSSVTSMEMEEQNPSGEFAAFEISR, encoded by the coding sequence ATGGGTAAGGATAAAGGACAGGTGATGAAGAGGATCAAGGCGATTGCGAAGGGGCGTGTTCAGGGTGTTGGCTACAGAGCCGCCGTTCAGTCCCGGCTCGAAGCTCTGGGTGTTACCGGATACGTTAAGAATCTTCCCGATGGAACGGTTGAGATCGTTGTTGAGGGTGAGCAGGGTGATGTTGAAAGGGCGATGGATGAATCGAGGAAAGGCTCGGCGATGTCCAGCGTAACCTCCATGGAGATGGAGGAGCAGAACCCTTCCGGCGAGTTCGCCGCATTCGAGATAAGCCGTTAA
- a CDS encoding M14/M99 family metallopeptidase, translated as MTISALAVERPSKEHDVYFKGTDYELNVYRIYGRQDGKTMLIVGGIQGDEPGGFLSADLYSGLRLEKGNLIVIPRANFKSIILYDRGPDGDMNRRFKGEHPKDDMDKVVGIIMELMKESDVFLNLHDGWGYHYPTYVDKWRNPFRFGQSIITDANIFKCSDGTELDLRGIANTVLDKVNNRIEDKKYHLHYFNTNTEDPNTRFGDMRKTATYYALQTYCLPSFGVESSKNLPTLEMKVLHHNYAVNEFMHYYGIVPEHPSIFLLKPQLYYTVVNVNGVPKIIDEGETLIIEKGDLVEVTHIEANYQRGVSCDVLGTGELNDYRKKIQVNDDTKIVFRKDNDKMGLIDLKLKRTKNGKYLVFIVKVNGEKRSFLADETIDVSKRDRLEFVAAVSDSSCGHDYPVNFKGYVPPVSTNTGDDRGYEIPMNSNFMDKYSRDGDGKTFPVIVKSGGVELGTVWVRIKDR; from the coding sequence ATGACCATCTCAGCCCTTGCCGTTGAGCGTCCGTCCAAGGAACATGATGTTTACTTTAAGGGTACGGACTATGAGCTGAACGTATACCGCATATACGGTCGTCAGGACGGCAAGACCATGCTCATCGTCGGCGGTATACAGGGGGACGAGCCGGGGGGATTCCTCTCTGCGGATCTTTATTCCGGACTCCGCCTTGAGAAGGGTAACCTTATAGTAATCCCGAGGGCGAACTTTAAGTCTATCATACTTTACGACAGAGGCCCCGACGGCGATATGAACCGCCGCTTCAAGGGGGAGCATCCCAAGGATGATATGGACAAGGTCGTCGGGATTATAATGGAGTTAATGAAGGAATCGGATGTATTCCTGAACCTCCACGACGGCTGGGGTTATCATTACCCCACATATGTTGATAAATGGAGAAACCCGTTCCGCTTCGGCCAGTCGATTATTACCGATGCAAATATCTTCAAATGCAGCGATGGCACCGAGTTGGATCTCAGAGGTATTGCAAATACCGTACTTGATAAGGTGAACAACCGGATCGAGGATAAGAAGTACCACCTCCACTATTTCAATACGAACACCGAGGACCCCAACACACGCTTCGGTGATATGCGCAAAACCGCCACATACTACGCCCTGCAGACATATTGCCTCCCCTCCTTCGGGGTGGAGAGTTCAAAGAACCTCCCCACTCTGGAGATGAAGGTTCTCCATCACAACTACGCTGTGAACGAATTTATGCACTACTACGGCATAGTTCCTGAGCATCCGAGCATCTTCCTGCTTAAGCCCCAGCTCTATTACACCGTTGTGAATGTGAACGGTGTGCCTAAGATTATCGATGAGGGTGAGACCCTCATTATCGAGAAGGGGGATTTGGTTGAGGTTACCCACATCGAGGCGAACTACCAGCGGGGGGTTTCCTGCGATGTTCTGGGAACGGGGGAGCTTAATGATTACAGAAAGAAAATACAGGTTAATGACGATACGAAGATAGTTTTCCGCAAGGATAACGACAAGATGGGGCTCATCGACCTTAAGCTTAAAAGAACAAAAAACGGCAAGTACCTTGTTTTCATAGTTAAGGTGAACGGTGAGAAGCGTTCCTTCCTCGCCGATGAAACCATAGATGTAAGCAAGCGTGACCGCCTGGAATTCGTTGCTGCAGTTTCGGACAGTTCCTGCGGCCATGACTATCCGGTAAACTTCAAAGGTTACGTACCACCCGTGAGCACAAACACAGGTGACGATCGTGGGTATGAGATACCTATGAACAGTAATTTTATGGATAAATACTCCCGTGACGGGGATGGCAAAACCTTTCCGGTTATTGTGAAATCGGGGGGTGTGGAGCTTGGAACCGTATGGGTAAGGATAAAGGACAGGTGA
- a CDS encoding L,D-transpeptidase family protein yields MNFNKILITLSILFCITSVTFAQEGLVLGNVFSQDAADFHAVVVEKSTNTLFLVDMKGDRPSVLRKLEVITGKNDSDKIKQGDLATPEGVYFIRRYISPDELDDAYGVLAEDYGTGAFPLNYPNIVDRINSKTGGGIWLHGMKEGREDNATKGCVAMENGKLDSLKGFLDKKTPVIITEKLNMMDEQAYNVERGMLIGNLKEHMQAWEDSDFETYRKFFHIHFKSTSGQSYAPYLHQKKKLMEIYPDRKVDISDIRVFKENDTEYVYDFNQMYCAPNIIAYGRKRLYLNREVDEFRIIAEEYRPGSSDDVVKESAGNFLVDWKKSWEGMDTERYIAHYSDSFSSDGMNRDSWRDDKAEKFIKYNDINVGIENIRVHPLAPMKVRVTFLQRFRGDSYSDVGIKTLVLEGCPGEYRILSEQWRPL; encoded by the coding sequence TTGAATTTTAATAAGATATTAATCACCCTGAGCATACTGTTCTGTATTACCTCTGTAACCTTCGCACAGGAAGGTCTTGTTCTGGGCAACGTTTTCTCCCAGGATGCGGCAGATTTCCATGCAGTTGTTGTGGAAAAGAGCACGAATACCCTTTTTCTGGTTGATATGAAGGGTGACAGACCCTCCGTTCTTCGCAAGCTTGAGGTTATCACAGGTAAAAACGACAGCGACAAGATTAAGCAGGGTGATCTCGCAACCCCTGAAGGTGTGTACTTCATCCGCCGCTATATCTCCCCCGATGAGCTGGATGATGCCTACGGTGTTCTGGCGGAGGATTACGGTACGGGAGCATTCCCGCTGAACTATCCTAACATAGTGGACAGGATAAACTCCAAAACCGGCGGGGGGATATGGCTCCACGGAATGAAGGAGGGGCGTGAGGACAATGCCACCAAGGGATGCGTTGCCATGGAGAACGGCAAGCTCGATTCCCTGAAAGGTTTCCTCGATAAAAAGACCCCTGTTATCATAACCGAAAAGCTCAACATGATGGACGAACAGGCGTACAACGTTGAGCGTGGGATGCTCATAGGCAACCTTAAGGAGCATATGCAGGCTTGGGAGGATTCGGATTTCGAAACCTACCGCAAGTTCTTCCACATTCACTTCAAAAGCACCTCCGGACAGAGCTATGCCCCCTATCTGCACCAGAAGAAAAAGCTTATGGAGATATACCCCGACAGAAAGGTGGATATATCAGACATAAGGGTTTTTAAGGAGAACGACACGGAGTACGTCTACGATTTCAATCAGATGTACTGCGCTCCGAATATAATCGCCTACGGCCGCAAACGGCTGTATCTCAACCGTGAGGTGGACGAGTTCAGGATTATCGCCGAGGAGTACAGGCCCGGCAGCAGTGATGATGTGGTGAAGGAATCCGCTGGTAACTTTTTGGTGGATTGGAAGAAGAGCTGGGAGGGCATGGATACTGAAAGGTATATCGCTCACTACAGCGATTCATTCTCCTCCGATGGTATGAACAGGGACTCATGGCGTGATGACAAGGCAGAAAAGTTTATCAAATACAATGATATAAATGTTGGAATAGAGAATATCAGGGTACATCCGCTTGCCCCTATGAAGGTGAGGGTTACCTTCCTGCAGCGTTTCAGGGGTGACTCATACAGCGATGTGGGGATAAAAACCCTTGTGCTTGAGGGATGCCCCGGAGAATACAGGATCCTATCCGAACAATGGAGACCGCTTTGA
- a CDS encoding RsmB/NOP family class I SAM-dependent RNA methyltransferase, with translation MNKEFESKYRELLGAGADAFFDAMQEKPGRFIRKLNKRNTDYIDELKQEGFNPLQDSMFEEVFSVTETDQRLTDTVGFITGGFYIMNPSSVFPAESLTQLMPENPLLLDVSAAPGGKTVAMADMLLGGGLVIANEPSKKRLRSLEFNLEKHGCHNVRTSSMDGRVLHKAYEGVFDGILLDAPCSNENKIARNDTVNREWCTDLVERMAKLQAEIALSAWECLKPGGVLVYSTCTFSPEENEDIVAMLMEERGAELVDISEEGAEGLSGNDRIDSRVLRVMPHRMPYDGFFVSALRKPGGELKPTPAPNRLNGRYRDYFKKELDNLFTVKAGDRILLQSSCHNDIRGRFSRSGLTFMKREGELSSQTAWEFGAFLKDDASVNIQRDEALQYLKGFDIPKSTDYHNPILYWGSMPVGVAKAVEGRLKNKLDRYFLYGRNIEF, from the coding sequence ATGAATAAAGAGTTTGAATCGAAATACAGGGAGCTCCTTGGTGCCGGGGCGGACGCATTCTTCGATGCGATGCAGGAAAAGCCGGGACGCTTCATCCGTAAACTGAACAAGAGAAATACGGACTATATAGATGAGCTCAAGCAGGAGGGCTTCAACCCTTTGCAGGACAGCATGTTTGAGGAGGTATTCTCCGTAACTGAAACCGATCAACGCCTCACCGATACCGTGGGTTTTATCACTGGCGGTTTCTACATAATGAACCCCTCCTCCGTGTTCCCCGCAGAGTCTCTCACACAGCTGATGCCGGAGAATCCGCTTCTTCTGGACGTCTCCGCCGCACCTGGAGGGAAGACAGTGGCCATGGCGGACATGCTCCTCGGGGGCGGACTGGTCATAGCGAATGAACCCTCAAAAAAACGTCTGCGTTCGCTGGAGTTCAACCTTGAGAAGCACGGTTGCCACAATGTGCGCACATCGAGCATGGACGGCCGAGTCCTGCACAAGGCCTACGAGGGGGTATTTGACGGTATACTCCTCGATGCACCTTGCAGTAACGAGAACAAGATCGCCCGCAACGATACAGTGAACCGTGAGTGGTGCACTGATCTTGTTGAGCGGATGGCAAAACTGCAGGCAGAGATAGCGCTCTCCGCATGGGAATGCCTGAAGCCTGGGGGTGTACTTGTCTATTCAACATGCACATTCTCCCCCGAGGAGAACGAGGATATCGTTGCTATGCTTATGGAGGAGAGGGGCGCTGAGCTCGTTGATATAAGCGAAGAGGGTGCCGAAGGTCTCAGCGGGAATGACAGGATAGACAGCCGTGTTCTGCGTGTTATGCCCCACAGGATGCCCTATGACGGCTTTTTCGTATCAGCACTGCGCAAGCCGGGTGGTGAGCTCAAGCCCACACCCGCACCCAACAGGCTTAACGGAAGATACAGGGATTACTTCAAAAAGGAACTGGATAACCTTTTTACGGTTAAGGCGGGGGACAGGATCCTCCTGCAGTCCTCCTGCCACAACGATATACGGGGGCGTTTCTCCCGTTCGGGACTTACGTTTATGAAAAGGGAGGGGGAGCTTTCATCCCAGACAGCATGGGAATTCGGGGCCTTTCTCAAGGATGATGCCTCTGTGAATATCCAGAGGGATGAGGCTTTGCAGTATCTAAAAGGGTTTGACATCCCAAAAAGCACCGATTATCATAATCCGATACTTTATTGGGGTAGTATGCCCGTGGGCGTAGCCAAGGCCGTGGAAGGCCGCCTCAAAAACAAACTCGACAGATATTTTCTATATGGAAGAAACATTGAATTTTAA